A section of the Papio anubis isolate 15944 chromosome 2, Panubis1.0, whole genome shotgun sequence genome encodes:
- the CHST13 gene encoding carbohydrate sulfotransferase 13, translated as MGRRCWRQRVLAAACLGAALLLLCAAPRTLSPVFGNRALGSSWLGGERRSPLQKLYDLDQDPRSTLAEVHRQRRDLLSSACSRHTRRQRLLQPEDLRHVLVDDAHGLLYCYVPKVACTNWKRVLLALSGQTRGDPRAIPAHEAHAPGRLPSLADFSPAEINRRLRAYLAFLFVREPFERLASAYRNKLARPYSAAFQRRYGTRIVQRLRPRALPDARARGHDVRFTEFLAYLLDPRTRRDEPFNEHWERAHALCHPCRLRYDIVGKFETLAEDAAFVLGLAGAPGLSFPGPPRPRGAAASRDLAVRLFRDISPFYQRRLFDLYKMDFLLFNYSTPSYLRLH; from the exons ATGGGGAGGCGCTGCTGGCGGCAGCGCGTGCTGGCTGCCGCCTGTCTAGGCGCCGCGCTCCTGCTCCTGTGCGCCGCGCCCCGCACCCTGAGTCCGG TATTTGGAAACAGAGCCCTGGGCTCCAGCTGGCttggtggggagaggagaagcCCCCTGCAGAAGCTCTATGACCTGGACCAG GACCCGCGCTCTACCCTGGCGGAGGTGCACCGGCAGCGGCGCGACCTGCTGAGCAGCGCCTGTAGCCGCCACACACGCCGGCAGCGCCTGCTGCAACCAGAGGACCTGCGGCACGTGCTGGTGGACGACGCGCATGGCCTGCTCTACTGCTACGTGCCCAAGGTGGCGTGCACCAATTGGAAGCGCGTGCTGCTGGCGCTGAGCGGCCAAACCCGCGGCGACCCGCGCGCCATCCCCGCGCACGAGGCGCACGCGCCCGGCCGCCTGCCCTCGCTGGCAGACTTCAGCCCCGCTGAGATCAACCGGCGCCTACGTGCCTACTTGGCCTTTCTGTTCGTGCGAGAGCCCTTCGAGCGCTTGGCGTCGGCCTACCGCAACAAGCTCGCGCGCCCCTACAGCGCTGCCTTCCAGAGGCGCTACGGCACACGTATCGTTCAGCGCCTGCGGCCACGCGCGCTCCCGGACGCCCGGGCCCGCGGCCACGACGTGCGCTTCACAGAGTTCCTGGCTTATCTGCTGGACCCGCGCACGCGGCGCGACGAGCCCTTCAACGAGCACTGGGAGCGTGCGCACGCGCTCTGCCACCCGTGCCGCCTCCGCTACGACATCGTGGGCAAGTTCGAGACGCTGGCGGAGGACGCGGCCTTCGTGCTGGGCCTGGCCGGCGCACCCGGCCTGAGCTTCCCCGGACCACCGCGGCCCCGGGGAGCCGCCGCCTCCCGCGACCTGGCAGTGCGCCTCTTCCGGGACATCAGCCCCTTCTACCAACGGCGCCTCTTCGACCTCTACAAAATGGACTTCCTGCTCTTCAACTACTCCACCCCTTCCTACCTGCGGCTGCACTAG